Proteins from one Anopheles nili chromosome 2, idAnoNiliSN_F5_01, whole genome shotgun sequence genomic window:
- the LOC128722106 gene encoding uncharacterized protein LOC128722106 — translation MCQHASWPKHREQCIPRLVMASAKAAKEKKNNSLTEGDVLQAGHFPDPGSKVKISHVAHDKMFIYHVERGPNGEPNQFETLIKRCIEKSRQVKSHFTVQPKVNDIVFAPFEDEFYRAIVKEIKGNKALIFYPDFGNSETMEWSMLKEIPDPNIKYANTFTHPVWIDNISEFTAPIREFLQTLIDEQEFILTTVIDVPKTSIKMVDMRHVQEKYILSTKLLTIPGNKTEDRKPIVSCPPLAKKIQTATKFVVPNPETYKRVGVEELKELEINEGKGMELIIVNASQAFEENLLTVVHKSHLSQYETLLRDCQHYGKIDKNPYEPDNDEACLIQLCEFWHRAIYIEPSDITGGQFYLLDDATCTNMETVSSIRRYPPAMSRKLFVLEGVLENAQNLLKSIDGNKQNVNMLPGKTLKADLHLSKDDELGETTHITVLSID, via the exons ATGTGCCAGCATGCCAGTTGGCCAAAACACAGAGAGCAATGTATTCC TCGTTTAGTAATGGCTTCCGCT AAAGCtgcaaaggagaaaaaaaacaattccttGACCGAGGGGGATGTTCTTCAAGCTGGCCATTTTCCGGATCCCGGTAGTAAGGTGAAGATTTCACACGTAGCACATGACAAAATGTTCATTTATCATGTAGAACGGGGTCCAAATGGAGAGCCGAATCAATTTGAGACGTTGATAAAGCGATGCATCGAAAAATCCCGTCAAGTTAAATCACATTTCACGGTTCAACCCAAAGTGAATGATATAGTATTTGCTCCCTTCGAAGATGAATTTTACCGTGCCATAGTGAAAGAAATCAAAGGAAATAAGGCTCTCATTTTTTATCCTGATTTCGGGAATTCGGAAACAATGGAGTGGTCTATGTTAAAAGAAATTCCCGATCCAAATATAAAATATGCGAATACGTTCACCCATCCGGTTTGGATTGACAATATTTCGGAGTTTACGGCGCCTATTCGCGAATTTCTACAAACACTCATTGACGAACAGGAATTTATACTCACTACTGTTATCGATGTGCCAAAGACATCTATCAAAATGGTTGATATGCGCCATGTGCAGGAGAAGTACATCCTTAGCACAAAACTTCTCACAATACCTGGAAATAAGACTGAGGATAGGAAACCGATTGTTTCATGTCCACCGTTGGCGAAGAAAATCCAAACGGCAACAAAGTTCGTAGTTCCTAATCCTGAAACATACAAACGAGTTGGGGTGGAAGAG TTAAAGGAACTAGAAATTAACGAAGGAAAAGGAATGGAATTAATTATTGTCAATGCATCACAGGCGTTTGAGGAAAATCTACTAACCGTAGTGCATAAATCGCACCTCTCGCAATACGAAACGTTGCTTCGAGACTGTCAGCACTACGgtaaaatcgataaaaatccTTATGAACCGGATAATGATGAGGCGTGCTTAATACAGTTATGTGAGTTTTGGCATCGTGCTATTTATATTGAACCATCAGACATAACCGGCGGACAATTTTATCTCTTGGATGACGCTACATGCACTAATATGGAAACTGTGTCTTCAATTCGGCGATATCCGCCAGCAATGTCGCGAAAATTGTTTGTCTTGGAAGGTGTATTGGAGA aTGCCCAAAATCTTCTGAAATCCATTGATGGCAATAAGCAAAATGTGAATATGTTGCCTGGTAAGACGTTGAAAGCTGATTTGCACTTGTCTAAGGATGATGAGTTGGGTGAGACGACTCATATCACTGTTCTGTCCATCGACTAA